A stretch of DNA from Desulfosarcina ovata subsp. ovata:
ACAAGGAAAAAGTGTACAAATTTCTGCGAAGATCGTGAACCCAAAACCGCTCGTGGCCTAAAGGTTCAGGATATGTGGTTGCAGCAACATCCGGTATACAGCCGAACCATACCCCTAATTAGGGCTACACTTCATGAACAATAGTAAAACGAAAAAGTCAATTATCCGAGCAGCCAGGGATGTCATCGCTGAAAAAGGCCTGAGGGATTCCACGATATCTGAAATAGCTAAAAAAGCAAATGTTGTTGATTCCATTATATATCACTACTTTAAAAATAAGGAAGATCTGCTTTTTTTTATGGTTGATCAAGAGATTAAAGCCATGAATCGAGAATTAAATTATCATTTTAAAGGAATTATTGGACCCATTTCAAAACTTGGTAAAATGATATGGTTTCATCTTTCTCTGAATGATACGCAAACTAAGGATTTGCGAATAATGAAATATTTGATGCTTGAAAGCCGGGGGTACAGTAATTTCTTCATTCATAAAGGATATCGGTCCTTAAAAGAATATACAAAAATTTTAAAAGATATTCTGATACAAGGGGTTAAAGAGAATTTTTTCCACGAAAATCTGAATACAAGTATAGTTCGGGACATGATTTTTGGATTGCTGGATGAAGAATCCATTAACTGTCTTGGATCAAAAGGTATTACTAAAACACTGCCTGATTTTGACAACATCATGGCATTGATCTTAAACATGATAATAAAAAGTGAAAAAACGTCACTTTCCCCTGATAATAAAAAGGCGGTAAAAATTCTATTGGCAGCACAAGCTATTTTTTCCGAAAAAGGCTTTTTCAATACCACGATGATGGAAATAGCTAAACTTGCTAAAGTATCAGAGGGAACAATTTATGAATATTATAAAAGTAAAAACGATCTGCTTTTCAGTATTCCAAGGGTATATATCGAAACGCAAGACGTTTTTTTAAAGAATGTGATAGACAATAAGGAGCCGTTAATAAAGCTCAAAAACTTCATTTACCATTATTTCTTCTTTTTTCTGACGAATCGTGAATTCTTAATAGTCTATCTGCGGGATATAAAACTTAACAGACAATATCTGTCCAGCGATTTACATCTTGAATTTATGCAACAATTTAGCTACCTGAATGACATTCTGGATGAAGGGAAAAAAAAGGGTGTTTTCAATTCTAATGTTAATAACAGGATTTTTATCAATCTTTTTGTCGGCACGTTTTCGCATTTGGCCACAAGATGGATAATTGTAAAAAAGGTGCACGCCATCGATATGATGGAAGAATTAAGCCAGGTTGTTAATCTTTTAAGTTTAGCGGTAAAGAAAAAGAATGAATTTTCCATGGCACAGGTAATAAGTACCTTTTCACGCCCTTGAAAGGCGCACACACCGCTCTTTTTGTTGTTAACTGCTGCCGTTTTGTTAAACAAGGAGGGTGTTTTATTGTCCGTCGCTTAGGACCTCGGAAATAAATGAACTACCCCGCAGGAGGGCATCGAGGAAATCTTTTTATTAAATCCGCGATGTTACTCGTCTTTTTGCCCGCGTTCTTCGTTGCGCCGATGGCTACATACAACCAGTATTAAACCATCGACGCGCCTTGCCTGATCTTATAAAACCAGGCGAACAAAAATCCGGCGTCATCTCCGTGGATTTTATTTTTTCCGAGGCCCTTATAATTCACTATCTTGGATAGTGGACCCTTCTTTTCTTTAATATCCACCAATGGGTGGATCTGAAACACCACGAGCCGCCGCTGACTTCATCAAATATCCTGGATATTTATGCCGTTTCTGCTTATCCAGCATCCTAATTTTCAGAAAATCTCATAAAATTAAAAGAAAAAGATTGACAATTCATTTGTACCATAGTTGAATATCTCTCAGTTATTGGTACAAATGTGGTTTGGTTATATTTTCCAGTTTCAGAAGAAGAAGGAAACGTCAGAAACAAAAAAGAAGGGGGATGTAGAATGGATGGTGTAGAAAACAAAGTAGCGGTAATTGCCGGCGGAACAGATCAGATAGGCCAGGCCATCAGTCTCGCTCTTGCTAATGGGGGCGCGAAGGTTGCCGTCTGTGATGTCAACCAAAAGCAGGTGGACAGCATCGTTGAAAAAATCAAGGAAAAAGGTCAGCAGGCAATCGGGTTGGCAATGGACCCTTCAAAACCTGAAAAGGTCAAAGAGGCGATTGACAAAATCAAGGCGGAGTTTGGTGTGATTGATATCCTCGTTAATAATGTCGACGATTCAGAAGGATGGGAGATCGCTGACGTGTTGGACGACCGTTGGAGAAAATCCGTTGATAAAAACTTAAACGCGGTTTTTTATTTCTGCCGGGAGATTATACCGGGAATGCGTAAAAATAAGTATGGACGGGTTGTCAATATAACAAGTATCGACTATCTTGGATGGTGCAAAGGAAAAGTGAATATCTCGGCTACAAAATCAGCAGTCTTCGGCCTGACAAGATCCTTGGCACTCGAAGGGGCGAAAGACAATGTGACGACTAACTGTGTAATCAAAGGTGATATCGCCGAGTCTGATCTACCGAAAGATAAATCAGAGAAAATGGCTTCACGTTTGCCTGTGAAAAGACTTGGCAAGACCGAGGACATAGCCAGAACAGTAGGCTTTTTTGCTTCACAGAAATCCAAATATATTACTGGCCAGATGTTATTTGCTTGTGGCGGGAAAAGCTTATATTCCTCTCTGTCCGTTTAACAAACCGTTATTAAATGTGCTTTGTGTTTAACATCTTCGTCATTTGGAGGTATAAGAAATGAGTATTAAAAATAGAGTCGCCCTGATAACAGGGTCGGGTAGTGGTATGGGAAAGCAAACTGCTATGAGAATGGCCGAAAAAGGCGCCAAGGTCGTTATCAATGATATTGTTGCCGAAAAAGTAAATGAAACGGTAACAGAATTTAAAGATATGGGATTCGATGTCATAGGAAAGGTTGCAGATATTTGTGATAAGACCTCCGTTGAAAACATGTTCAAAGAAACTGTCGATACTTTCGGAAGTATTGACATTCTGGTGAATAATGCAGGAATGGAACGGGCTGGCGCTTTAAGAAAACTCACTGAAGAAGACTGGAATATTACCATCAATGTCAATTTGAAGGGGACTTTCCTGTGCAGCCAGGCAGCTCATAATTACATGGTTGAAAAAACGCACGGCAGAATTATAAACATAGCATCACGTGCGTGGCTGGGTGGGCCCGGACAAGCCCCTTACTCTTCTGCGAAAGCAGGCGTGGTCGCTCTGACCAGGACGCTGGCTCTCGAACTCGGCAGAAAAGGCATTACCGCAAACTGTATTGCACCTGGTCTAATTCATACACCACTGTGGGATGAACTTCCAGAAAAAAACAGGAATTTTTTAATCAGTAAACAACCAACGGGAAATTTAGGTGAGGTGGATGATATCGCCTACGCAGTGCTTTTTCTCGCTGATGATGACACCAGTTTTGTTACCGGGCAGGTATTATATGTATGCGGTGGCAGAAGCCTTTTTTCAGGATGAAACATAGTAAACCACAATCTACGAAAGCCGTCTTGGAGTTTCCGTAGCTGAAATGAATATTGGTGAAAAAGAATGGGTGGGATTTAAAAAGGTAATCGGCGTTCCAGCCTGACCAGATTAATGAGCTACCTTGTAGCAGGGCCGCGGCGAGGTATCAAAAGGCATTTTCGTTTAACACCGATGCAGAGCATCAAGTAGTTCTTTTGATTAGAATTCAGCACGTTGTTGAAGATCAAGAAAAATAAGCAAGAAATTAATAAGGGCCTTGGAAAAAGTAAAATCCACAGAGGTGGCGCCGGTTTTTTGTTTGTGTTCAAGGCGTGTTGATGGTTTCATACTGGTTGTATATTACCGGCGACGCAACACAGAACACGGACAAAAAGACAAGTAAGATTGTGGGGTTATATTTCCGATGCCCTAAGTAAGTAGAAAATCTAACCACAGGTTAGAAGATGAACCAGCTAAGGAGAAAAAATGGATTTTTCGATATCTGAAGAGTACATGATGCTTAAGGAGGCGACGGCAGAATTTGTAAAACGCGAGATGTTGCCATTGGATAAAGTGCTTCTTGAGCGGGAACTATCTTTGTGGACCGAACCGGGCCCATTGATCCCTCAGGAAGACCATGATAGGCTAATGCAAAAAACAAAAGAGCTCGGCTTTTGGGGACTGGAAGTCGAAGAGAAATTCGGCGGACAAGGCCTTGGAATGCTAGCCAAGACACTGGTTGTAGAGGAGTTATCAAAGTCTTTGGTCGGGTTTTCTCATCACGGATTCACGCTGCCGCCTGATGCGCCCAATCTATATTATCTGCATGAGTGTTGTTCCGAAAACCAGAGAGAAAAATACTTTGAGCCCTATTGTAGCGCTAATCTTGATTCAGCCATGGCATGCTCTGAACCCGACGCTGGCTCCGACGTCAGCGGTTTGAAAACAACGGCGGTACGTAAGGGTGACAAGTGGGTGATAAACGGCGCAAAGATGTGGATTAGTAAATGTGACTATCCTGAAGTTTTTTTTATAGTGATCGCCGTTACAGACAAGGAAGCGTCATCTAAGAATAGATTTACGGCGTTCCTTATTGATCGCGAGACACCGGGTTTAAAAATTGGTCGTGAAATCCCTGTTATCGGCGCCATGCCGACATGGGACCTATTTCTGGAGGATGTAGAGGTTGGGGACGATGCCGTGCTTGGAGAAGTCGGTCAGGCATTCATACCATTGCAGAATCGCTTCGGGGTGCGCAGAATTGAAATTGCGGCCCATTGTACCGGAATGGCCGAGAGATTAATTCAGATGATGATAGATCAGGCTAATACCCGGATTACATTCGGAAAGCCACTGGCAGCGCGCCAAACGGTCCAGAACTGGATTGCAGATTCAACAATAGAACTGGAAAGCGTTCGCTGGCCGCTCTATTACGCAGCCTGGAAGTCCGATCAGGGCTACAAAGACCTGCGTATTGAAGGGTCATCCATAAAAGTGGCTGCAACCGAGATGCTGACTAAAGTGGCCGATAGAGCGATACAGGCCCATGGCGGTCTTGGTCTTTCACATGAACTTGGGATTGAGTATGCTGCTCGTATGGTCAGATTGTGGCGGATTCTCGAGGGCCCCTCGGAAATTCATAGAATGGCTGTTGCAAGGACATTGCTTAGGGAGAAAAAACCATATAATCCGTTTTTATTAAAAAAGGAGGGATAAATAAGCCAAACCCGGAGAGTTTTAATTGTGATGTTTACATAATCAAAATCGGAGAAAAAAATGGGTGTTGATTTCAAGAAAGAAAACCATGTCGCCTATATTACGTTGAACAGACCGGAAGCAATGAATTCTTTGGATCCCGAATCAATGGATCAATTGGTTGATATTTGGAGCACGGTCAAAAATGATCCTGACATTCGAGTGGCGGTGCTAACCGGTACCGGTCAGAAAGCATTCTCCACCGGGACGGATATGAAGAAAACGCCGCCCCCGAAAGAGTGCATGGCGTCAATCTATTTGCGAGACGGACAGCCGATCATTCCCCACATGAAAATGTGGAAACCCATCATTGCAGCAATAAACGGTTATGCCGTCGGTGGCGGACTCGAAATGGCCTTGGCATGCGATTTGAGGATAGCAAGTTCCAACGCCAAGTTTGGATTGACAGAAGTCAAAGTGGCCAGCCTCGCCGGACTGAATGGGACCCAGTGTTTACCGCGAGCCATTCCACTATCAGTTGCCATGAAGATGATGTTAACCGGTGATTTGATCGATGCTCAAGAAGCACTCAGAATCGGTCTCGTTAGCGATATAGTCGAGCCTGATGAATTGATAGGCTTGGCCAGAAAATATGCCGAGAAAATTGCAAACAACGCACCGCTCAGCGTTAAGGCCGTTAAGCAGGCAGTTGTTATGGGGATGGATTTACCGTTGGACCACGGCCTTGCCTTCGCCCATTTGTTATGGGGTGTTTTACGAGATACCGAGGACCGCAAGGAAGGGTTTCAGGCTTTTGCAGAAAAGCGGGCACCTGAATACAAGGGCAAATAGCAGGATTTGTTCACTGTGCTTCGGTCCTCTTTTATGTTTGGCCAGAACGAAGACATGCAACGTTCTATCCGTCTTCAAACAGGAGGTTATCCAATGCATATCGTTGTATTGGCAAAAGTCGTCCCGGATTACGAAGTCCCTGCCGGTGATTTTGAACTGACAAATAGTCGCGCCCACGCTCGGTACAAGCGGATGATGGGTCTCTATGATGAGAATGCAATCGAATCGGGCGTACAACTAAAAGAAAAATATTCCTCATCGCTTACCATTGTATCTTATGGAATCAAGGGAGATATCCAGATTTTGAGAAAAGCAGTGGCCATGGGTGGTGAAAAGCTCAGCCTTGTCGTGGGAAATTCAGATGATCCTCACATAATAGCCGCCAATCTTAAAATGGCCATCGACAAACTGGAAGATGTTGATTTGGTACTGGCAGGCCAGCAATCGGCGGATATGGACAGAGGTATTGTCCATGGCATGCTGGCCGAGATGCTCGGTTTTACTTTTATCCCTCAGGTTGCCAAAATCGAACAGGATGGTGACCAATGGAAAGTTATTCAAAACACCGAAAGCGGATCCAGTGAACTTAAATGTGGTGGGAAAGCTGTATTATCGATTACCAGCGTTCCGGAAAACGTTCCTCGAATTCCAGTGGTCAGATCAATTTTTGCAGCCAAAAAAAAGCCTGTGGATACGCTATCAGAAATCGAAGGCGATGCGATGCTCATCGATGAAGTTTTGGTTAATATTCCAAAAATGGAATCTGTGTGTGAATTCCTGCCGGCGGAAGATGACATGGCGGAAACCGCTAAAATTTTGCTGAGTAAATTGAGGGAGGAACGGCTCATATGAGAACCCTGATTGTTGAAATGATCGAGCCAAAGAGGCTTGGTGAACTGGTAACAGTGAGCAGGGAATTTTGTGAACAGCCTGATATTGTTGCCGTGGGAACTGGGCAAATCCCCGGTTCATTTGCCAAAGCATACCAGGTGGAGGATACCGTCGCTGCAAATTTGGTTTCAGATCTTGCTTCATTGATCGTGAATGAGGGTTATGAAGTTATCTTATTGACCGCTTCAACCCTTGGTTCCGGGATTGCGGCCCCGCTTTCCGTTAAACTATCAGCGCCGGTAGTTTCAGAAGTGATCAGAATCCAGCCGGATCTTGTTGTTGAAAGGCCCTTGTATGGGGGAAAAGCGGTGGCATCCTATAAGCTCAACAAAATGCCCGCCATATTGACCATCCGGCGGAAATATTTTGAAGCAGCCGATTTGCAGGGATTTACTGATTCATCGTTGCTCTCCATTACTGAAAAAAAAGTCGAGTTGATCGCCGAAAAGGAAGAAAAAACGGAGGGAATTCCCCTTGAGGATGCGGAAGTCATAGTATCCGGAGGCAGGGGAATCGGTACAGCGGAAAATTTTTCCATACTCCAGGATCTGGCCGATCTTCTCAATGGCGCCGTTGGAGCATCCAGAGGCGCCGTTGACGAAGGATGGGCGCAGCCGACACAGCAGGTTGGACAAACTGGCAAAATTGTGGCCCCTAGTGTTTATTTTGCGCTGGGTATATCCGGAGCCAGCCAGCATCTGGCAGGCATTGCAAACGCCAAATGTGTTGTTGCCATCAATAAGGATGAAGAGGCCAATATCTTCAAACGTGCGAGATTCGGAATTGTCAGCGATTATAAAAAAATTGTGCCTGTTCTGATCGAAACCCTCAAAGAGGAAGCTTAAATGGGACGTATACCTTATTGGAACATCAATCTGGGTATTCTCATTGATGCGTTCGCGGTGCCGATGATCGTCATTTTTGTCTATGGGATGTATGGACATTGGAAACGCATACGCCAGGGCAAGGTCAGGATCAATCCGGATTTATCAAAATCTGCTGGAAAAATCGGCCCGGTTTATATTTACGCCCTGCTTACAAAAGGAATCCTGGGAACCCGGATATACAAAAAAATCTACACCGGGGTTGCCCATGGGGGGCTGTTCTGGGGAATGGTTATTCTGTTACTGGGAACCATTTTGGTATTTTTAAACGTGCTGTTCGGTTTACCCGTTTTCCGCGGCGGATTTAACCGCTGGTTTATGTCATTTGCACTTGATTTAGCCGGGATTGCCGTTATTTGCGGTATTCTTTTTTTCCTGTTTAGAAGATTGGTATTTCCTCCTGAAAGGTTGACCGAGCCAAAAGCCCGAACAGGATTTTCGCCGATCGTTTTACTGCTCGGGGTGGTTATCCTTACCGGTTTCGTGGTGGAAGGCGGTAGAATCGCCTGCAACGGGATCGACAACGGATCCTTTATCGGCAATTATCTGTCGATGATGTTCGGCAAGACCGATGCGTGGCTTACCGTGCACCGTTATATGTGGTGGATCCATGGTCTTCTTGCGCTTGGTTTTCTGGCTTATATCCCATACTCGCCACTGGTGCATCTGGTTCTGGTACCCGTAAATGCGGCGCTGGCCGATCCGATGCCGGGCACAAAAATGGGCCTCATTGATTTTTCCTCCTTTGAGGACGAGGAGAGTGAGGAGATGCCTGTACTGGGCGCTGCCACATTGGCAGATTTCAGCCAAAAAAGATTACTCGATTATTCAACCTGCCTGTGGTGTGGTCGATGTCATGAGGTTTGTCCGGCGGCACAAACCGGAAAACCATTGTCACCCAAGGGTGTCATCATTACGCTCGCCGAATCCTTACAAGATGGTCACGTGGAAGATGATTCTTTAATTGATTCATTGACCAGTGAAGCACTTTTTTGCTGTACAACCTGTGCCGCCTGCATGGAGGCATGTCCGGCCCTGATTAATCAGCCCAAAACGATCATGAAGTTCAGGCAAAATCTCGTCATGGAGCGCTCCGAAATTCCCGAAATGATGGGCAAGGCCAACAGCAGTCTGGAACTTCGGGGCCATCCGTTTTTTGGTACCGGCGCCGGTCCGAGAGATTGGTGTAAAGATCTGAATGTTCCGGTTTTCGAAGAGGGAAAAACTGAATATTTACTGTGGATCGGCTGTTCAGTTACCTATGAAGAACGCGCCCAACAGATTGCCGGATCGATGGTGAAGATATTATCACATGCTGGTACCTCATTCGGAATTCTTGAGGATTTCCGCTGTACAGGGGATCCTGCCAAGCAGATGGGCAACGAATTCCTGTTTGCAGAACTCGCTCAGCAGAATATTGAAGATTTTTCAGATATGGGTATAAAAAAGATCATTACCATGTGCCCGCATTGCTATAACAGTTTCACCCGCCACTATCCGAAGCTGGGAGGCAATTACCAGGTTATTCCGCATTCGCTGTTTCTAAAATCGCTGTTAAAAGCCGGCCGGTTGCGCCTTAACAGAGAATCAAAAACGATATGTTATCATGATCCCTGCTATCTTGGACGGCGCAACGCCATCTACGATGAACCGCGCGACGTGGTCAATTCAATGGGGAAATTGGTGGAAATGGCGCGTAATCGTAACGAAAGCTTCTGCTGCGGCGGTGGCGGCGGAAACTACTGGGCTGAAGAGGTGGGAACCAGGATTAACCAGGTGAGAGCCAAAGAGGCCCTCGATACGGGGGCTGACTTTATCGCAACATCCTGTCCGTTCTGTCTTCTCATGTTGACCGATGGCGCCAAAAAGTTTACCGAAGATCAGAAGATATTCGATATCGCCGAACTGGTCGCGCTGCAACTCGAGGAAAGATAAGCCCCGATCTCTTTACGCGACACGTTCGGTTCAATGACTTGCCTGGGATAAAAGCAAGGGGAGAAAATGGTTGATTATGATGTTGTCGTAATCGGCAGCGGTCCTGCGGGTTCCGTGGCGGCAAAAACCCTGGTGGATGCGGGATTGAAAGTTGTCATGCTGGAGCAGAAGAAATTACCCCGCTACAAGATGTGCACAGGCATGCTGTTCCCGGGAGCCCAGGCTTTTTTGGCTGAACGCTATGGAGAAATTCCGGATCGTATATTGTCCCTTCCCAACAAGTGGTACGGGTATAAAATATTCCCGACAGAAGATACTGCGGCGGATGAATGCATGAAAGTATTTTTCCCCATAGCGCCACTTTCGGAACCCGGTTTACCTCAGGGGATTGTTAATACATGGCGGGATCGTCTCGACTACTGGCTGACGGAAAGATCAGGAGCCGAGGTAAAAGATGAATGTGATTTTAAAAGCTTCTCTATTGAAGATGATATCATTACAGTCAATGCTGTTTTAAAAGAAAATGCCCCTGTCGGGTTCAGAACTAAATTCATGATTGGCGCTGATGGTGCATCATCGAAAGTACGGGGTGTACTTTTTCCTCAATTCGATAAAAAAATTTCATGGTTTCCATGTTATGAACAGTGGTATCATGGAACAATAGACTTTGATCCTGAATGGTTATATGGATTTCTTGACCCTAAGTTCACGGGATTATATTCATGCATATATAAAAAGGACGATTTCCTTCTTCAGGTAACATGCGGCAGAGAAGGACAAAGCATAAAACAATTGCACAACAATTTTTATCATTACCTTAAGAAGGTCCACAACCTTAACGTAAAGGAAATAGTTAAAGAGCATGGCGTTAGAATAAACGATATGGGTCCTATAGGCGCATTCTGTTTAGGTAAAGATAATATCCTGGCCGCCGGTGATGCCGGTGGCTTTGTTTATCCATTTGGAGAAGGTATTACAGGTGCGTTCATTTCAGGTGAAATTGCCGCTCAAGCAATTATTAAGAGTCTGGAAAGCAACGAAAAGGCGATTGATCATTATTCCGTTATGATTGAAAAGGAGGTCAATAGAACGAAAGCGGCGCATACTTTTGCAGGTAAAACGGGAATGGATGTGTTCCAGGAAAAGGAGCAAAAATGAAAAACAGGGTATTTATTCGATCAACTTACCGTTTTTTGATCATTACGCTGGGACTGGGGATTTTACTCTTCATTAGCGGGTCGATTCAAGCCGAAGCCACCCAAAAAATTAAACTGAGCCTGTCAAGCAATCTGTCACCCGCCAGTTGTTTAGAGCTGGCAGCCGATAAATTCAAGGACATTGTTGAAAAAAAGAGCAATGGCAACATCACTATTATCCGTTACCCTTCCGGTGAGCTATACGATTCAAAAAGCGAAATCGAGGCTATCGTGAATGGCAGCGTTGACATGGCATTATTACATGTGGCTTATGTTGGTGCAAGATCACCGGCGCTTGAGTTTATCAGTTCATTCGGAGCACAGGGGTGCTGGGATGATTATGAGCATTTTTACAGATTTCTGGATATGCCTGAGGTATGCAAGATTGCAGCCAACGAGTTTAAAAACCAATTAAACGCCAAGCTCCTGGCACCCGTGTCTTATGGCACTTCGGTGGTCGGCACTAATAAAAAAACGATTCATACAGTGGCCGACTATAAAAATTTGAAGATGAGAACAGGTGGATCCGCACAGGCAGCCATGTATAAGGCACTTGGTGCCATACCCGTCGAATTAAGCATAAAAGAGGTTTTTATGGCACTTCAAAGAGGGACTATCGATGGCGTCTGTACAGGTCCCAGCCGGTTTTATTTTTCAAAAATGTATGAGGCCGCACCCTATATTATTCAGGATTACACCAGCCCCTTTCTTCAATTCTGGTTTGCGATGAACATGAATAAATGGCAAAAACTATCACTCGAAAACCAAAATATTCTGAAAGATTCCGCTCAGGAAATTGCGCTATGGACCCGGAACTATGTTACCAAGGAAACAGAACAGATATTTCAGAAATTTAAAAACGGGCTTATAAAAGAGATGAATTTTTTATCCAATGATGAAAGAGCCAGGTTGAAAAAGCTTGTCTATCCGGCGATGCATGAATTTACAGTCCGGAGATGCGGTAAAAATATGGGCGAAAAATTGTGGGGTTATATGATTCAGGCCAGAAATAAATAATCCAGTCTTATCCGCAATGATAAAACACATGCGACCATCCAACTCAAATTTTCATTCTATCCACGCTAATATTATCGATTGTCTTTCACTTAGTTTTGGAACCGTCGCCGGTTTTTCCATGCTCTTTGTGAGCGCTTTTGCTACTTACGAAGTCATAATGCGCCGAATTTTCAATAAACCGACAACGTGGGTGTTTGAGGTTTCACTTTTTATCATGATGTGGTTCGTTCTGCTGGCGGCATCCTATTCATCAAGGGAAAAAAGACAAATCGTTGCTGATATTCTTGTTTCCAGGTTGCCTAAATATTCCAGCTTGGTTCTTGGAATCGCAGCCAATATTGTCGTTTTAGCATTTACCGTAATTGTCGGGTATTATGGATCCCATACCTGCCTGGATGCCTATCAGAATCATATCACAAGCTTCGGGCTGTTAGAATACCCAAAATGGATTTTATATCTTGTCTTCCCCCTGACCATGGGTTTACTTTTTTTACAAGTGCTTCGAAACAGCTTACTGGATATTAAATTCCTATCCTCTCTGAAAAAAGAAACTGATGCTCATGAAACTGCTCCAATAAAACTCCTTTTCGGTTTTACGGTTGCCATCGGAATCGGTATATATTTTATGTATGTCGCGCCTTTTGCAGGTATTGTCATGCTGGTTCTTTGTTTTATATCTGGTGGCGTCCCTGTAGGCGTTGCTTTGGGTATGACCGGAATAATAGGTATGTTCACCAATTTCGGGGAATTCCAAAGCTTGACTATGGTGCCTGTCATAATTGAAAAGACTCTGTATAATTTTATTCTGCTGGCTATTCCCCTTTTTATCATGGGTGGTGTAATTTTAGCCAGGTGCGGTATTGGAGAGCGAATTTACGATATGGTAAGTAAATGGAGCGGATCAATCCCCGGCGGGCTTTCAATGGCTACTATTGTTGCCTGTGCACTGGTCTCAGCAATGATCGGTGTTAGTACGGCTGTAGCAGGCGCGATTGGATTAATCGCCATCCCCCAACTACTCGCTCATGGATACACAAAAGAGCTTTCATATGGAAGTGTCGCCGGTGGTGCACTTGGAGTTCTCATTCCTCCCAGTGCCGGGCTGATTGTTTATGGTTTTTTAACAAATTCGTCTGTTGCCTCGTTATTTGCCGCTGCATTCATTCCCGCTGCCATACTTATCGGTTTTTTTGTTATTTATGTTTTTTTTGTAAGTATCCTTTCTGGAAACTACAAAAGGGTCTCTTTTACATGGGCGCAAAAAATAACCGCAACCCAAAAGGCTTTTCTGGGCCTATTGGCCCCTGGTATTGTTTTAGGCGGTATTTATACCGGTACCTTTACACCTACAGAAGCTGCAGCTGTTTTTGTCGTATATTGCCTTGTCACGGCAATTATCTACAAACAAATTGACTGGAAAATTTTTATTGGTATTCTAAAAGAGAGTGCAATATTAGGGTCTTCACTCATGATGATAATAATTGGTGCGATGATATTAAGCAATCTGGTTGCCCATCTGAGAATCCCCAGGCTACTTACCGAATGGATTGTTGCATCAGGATTTTCCCCTTCGATAGTGATTGCCTGTCTGCTTGCCATGTATGTTATTCTGGGGATGTTTCTGGACGGCCTTGCCATAACAGTACTCACAATTCCAGTAATCTATCCATTAATGCCTGTTCTGGGACTCAATGTTGTTGTATTCGGGGTCGTTTTAATGGTGATTATTGAAATGGCGTTGATAACTCCGCCAGT
This window harbors:
- a CDS encoding TRAP transporter large permease subunit gives rise to the protein MRPSNSNFHSIHANIIDCLSLSFGTVAGFSMLFVSAFATYEVIMRRIFNKPTTWVFEVSLFIMMWFVLLAASYSSREKRQIVADILVSRLPKYSSLVLGIAANIVVLAFTVIVGYYGSHTCLDAYQNHITSFGLLEYPKWILYLVFPLTMGLLFLQVLRNSLLDIKFLSSLKKETDAHETAPIKLLFGFTVAIGIGIYFMYVAPFAGIVMLVLCFISGGVPVGVALGMTGIIGMFTNFGEFQSLTMVPVIIEKTLYNFILLAIPLFIMGGVILARCGIGERIYDMVSKWSGSIPGGLSMATIVACALVSAMIGVSTAVAGAIGLIAIPQLLAHGYTKELSYGSVAGGALGVLIPPSAGLIVYGFLTNSSVASLFAAAFIPAAILIGFFVIYVFFVSILSGNYKRVSFTWAQKITATQKAFLGLLAPGIVLGGIYTGTFTPTEAAAVFVVYCLVTAIIYKQIDWKIFIGILKESAILGSSLMMIIIGAMILSNLVAHLRIPRLLTEWIVASGFSPSIVIACLLAMYVILGMFLDGLAITVLTIPVIYPLMPVLGLNVVVFGVVLMVIIEMALITPPVGLNLFIVQAITKDNILTIAKGNLPFAAMMFMVAIILLFYPKISLWLPELLSIG